GGCGATGAGCCTTGCCTATCCCACACAGTTGTGGACGCCCTTGTTGCTCGTCTAGATAAAGATCCTTCTATTCAAATGGTTACGCCGGTAGCAGTAACTACAGATCCCGAAGAAATCTTAACAAACCATAAAGTAAAATGTGTTTTCGATAAAAATGGAAAGGCTTTATATTTTAGCCGAAGTCCCATCCCACACATTATGAAAAAAGAGACTCCTTTTTATCTTCATATTGGCGTATATGCGTTTAGAAGACAGGCCCTATTTGATTATGTAGAGTCCACTCCTACACCATTAAGCCAAGCGGAAGATCTAGAGCAATTACGTATGTTAGAACATGGTGGCTCTATTCATGTATGTGTTGTGGACGCTAAGAGTCCTTCAGTCGATTACCCAGAAGATATAACCAAGGTGGAAAAATACTTAACATGCCATTCAAGTGCATCTTTTTAACAGGGGGAGTTGTTTCCTCACTAGGCAAAGGATTAACCGCCGCCTCCCTAGCATTATTGCTAGAACGGCAGAACCTTAAAGTAGCCATGTTAAAACTAGATCCCTATCTTAACGTTGACCCGGGAACTATGAATCCTTACGAACACGGTGAGGTTTATGTTACCGATGACGGAATAGAGACGGATCTAGATCTTGGCCACTACCATAGGTTTTCTTCAGTACATTTATCTAAATATTCTACAGCAACTTCAGGGCAAGTTTATGCCCGTGTAATTAAAAGAGAGCGTGACGGCTTTTATCTTGGTAGTACTGTGCAGGTTATCCCTCATATTACTAACGAAATAATCGAAGTCATTTTAGACTGTGCTAAAGAAAATCAACCTGACGTATTGATCGTAGAAATAGGCGGAACCGTTGGAGATATAGAGTCTCTCCCGTTCCTAGAAGCCATCCGACAGTTTCGTCACGAAAATTCAGAAAATTGTTTTAGCATTCATATGACCTATGTGCCCTACTTACGAGCAGCAGGAGAAGTTAAAACAAAACCCACGCAACATTCTGTGCAATGCTTGCGAAGTATCGGGATTATTCCTGATGCTATCCTCTGTCGTTCAGAGTCTCCTCTACCCGCAGAGGTAAAAAAGAAAATCAGCCTATTTTGCAATGTCCCTAATAATGCTGTTTTCAATGTTATTGACGTCGAGCATTCAATATATGAAATGCCCTTGATGCTCTCACAAGAAAAAATTTCTACCTTTATCACGGACAAATTACGCCTGACCTCCAAGCAAGAGGATCTTAACGATTGGAAAATCCTTGTAGATCGTTTACGCAACCCTCTACCTAATAAGGTGCGCATAGGTCTAGTAGGGAAATATGTACAACATAAGGATGCATATAAATCTGTCTTTGAATCGATTACTCACGCTGCCCTAAGCTTAAACTGTTCTGCAGAAATTATCCCCCTAGATTCCGAAGATCCCCAAATTACAGAAATCTTAGAGCAATGCGACGGATGTTTAGTCCCTGGAGGCTTTGGCTCCCGCGGTTGGGAAGGAAAAATTGCTGCAGCAAAACTTTGTAGAGAAAGAGGAATTCCTTATTTTGGCATTTGCCTAGGCATGCAAGTTCTTGTTGTTGAATATGCTCGCAATGTTATGAACCTAGAAAAGGCAAACTCTACAGAAATGGATAAGGATACTCCCGATCCTATTATCTGTATGATGGATGGACAAGATTCTCTAGTTGCTACAGGCGGAACAATGCGCCTTGGAGCTTACCCCTGTGTTTTAACTCCAGGGACTAAAGTATATGAAGCTTATGGAAAATCAGAGATCCAAGAGCGTCATCGCCATCGCTATGAGGTAAATTTCGACTACATGAAGAAATTACAAGATTATGGTCTAAATATCGTTGGTGTATGCCCCACACAAGGACTATGTGAAATTGTAGAAATCAAAGATCATCCCTGGATGGTCGGTGTGCAATTTCATCCGGAGTTTCTTTCAAAACTCATTTCTCCACACCCTCTATTTATAGGACTTATTCAAGCAGCTATTCAGTATTCTCGGGATAAAAGCTATGTCTAATTCTAAAATAGGGAAAACCTTTCTCGGGATAGATTACGGACAGAAACGCATTGGCCTTTCTCTGGCTAGTTCTCCCATGTTCATTAGTCTTCCCGTAGGTTTTATCGAAGCAGGGAAAACCCTAGAAGCAACAGCAAAAATCCTTTGCAAAGTTATCCAAGAACGTAATGTCTCTTGTGTAATTTTAGGAAACCCTATTCCTATGCAAAAAGGTCAAACGTCTTCCCTACAAGAGGAAATCAATACTCTAGCCTCTTTAATTCGCGAATTTTCTAATATCGAAGTTGTGCTTTGGGACGAAAGACTCTCTTCAGCACAGGCAGAGCGCATGTTAAAAAATGACTGTGGATTAAGTCGAAAAAAAAGAAAAGGCAAGGCTGATAGCCTTGCCGCCACATTAATTCTTACAAGCTTCTTAGAAAGCTCTCCTCAAACACAATACTAAATACCCTCTAAACATACGCAAGAAAGCTTTTATTTCTATTTTCATTAATCATTTAAATTCCGATCTCTATTAGTTTGCTATTCTTGCGTTTCTATATATAAATTATTTCAATCTGAAACCATTCAGATTTAATTTGAACAAAAAACAAGGAAAAATTAACCTACTTCCTGGGAAAGTCCAGACCTCTAGTATATTATTAAAGATCCAAAGAAATTCCGACATGTCGTGAAAATTCATGTTGTCTCTCTTTCCAAAATCGGTAATGAGGGTGTGTTATTTTTTTTATGATATCTAAATGGCGTTTCATTATTGCGATTTGTGCGGCCACCTTTTTAGGGGGGTGTTTTCCAACAGCACTGCGAGTCTCAAAAAACCTAACAGTTGCAATTTATGATGACCCTGCATCCCTATCGCCCGAACAAGCAAAGCGTGCCCTAGATCTTTCAGTAGCAAAACTTATCTTTGAAGGACTAACAAGGGAAAACCCTGAAAAACATAACCATGTAGAGTTTGCCCTAGCAAGTCACTATACCGTATCACCTGATGAATGTACGTATACCTTCTTCTTAAAGAAAGATCTCTTCTGGAGCAACGGAACGCCTATAACAGCTCAAGATATTGCTAAAGCTTGGAAACACGCAAAGCTATTCTCCCCGCACCACAAGTCTTTTGAAGGCATTCATTTTACAGCTTGTTCACCTTCAACAATCACCATAAAATTAGATTCTCCGAATCCAAATTTACTTCAATTGCTAGCTTTTCCTGCATTTGCAGTGTTCAATCCCGATAACCTAAACATATTTAGCGGGCCTTTTCATATTATCACCTATACCCCAGGCCATTGCCTACTTTTAGAAAAGAATCCCCACTATTATGACAAAGAGAAAATACACATTAATTCTGTTAATCTTCTTGTCATTCCAGACATGTATACCGCAGCATTGCTGCTAAATCGTGGGAAAATCCAATGGCTAGGTCAACCTTGGCATCAAGGATTAACTAAAGAATTAAAAGAAAATACCCCTTATGAATATATATCCTACCCTGTTCAGGGGGCGTTTTGGCTCGTTATTAATACTAAAGATCCTACACTCTCTCAAATTCAAAACCGCTATAGACTAGCATCCGCTATCAATAGAGAAGATATTATCGAATACGCCTTACAAGGAAATCAAGAACCCGCATACTCTCTAGATAGAAAGAAACCCTCTCCAATACAATGTCAAAAACAGAAAACCATTACACCCCCCGAAAAACTTACTCTAACCTACCCAGCAAACATTTTAAGATGCCAACGTATCGCAGAACTTCTTAAAGAACAGTGTAAAAGCGTAGGGATCGATCTTTTTCTTGAAGGCTTAGAATATCATGTTTTCTTAAGCAAAAGACAGGTCTATGATTTTGCAATAGCAACGGCAACAGGAGTAGCTCTCTACCCCAACGCTTCACTAATTGAACAGGAAGAAAAACTCTTAAAAAATTTAGAGATTATTCCTATTTATCATATGAGCTATGATTACCTTCTGACATCTCATATAGAAAAAATAATCCACACTGCTTCAGGAGCCGTAGACTTAAAATACGCATTTTTCTTTTAAGTCCCCACCTTTCACCTCTCTCATTGGAAAAAATCTACCTCTCCAGTTATATAGATCCGTTATTGCAAATAATTTTTTGAAGCAATTAACCTTAATACTGTAAGCCTAAAGAACATTAGTAATTCCAAATCAGGACAATGCAATGCCACATAAAACAAGAAAGCTCTACGCAATTTGCACCCTTGTCCTTACGAGTTTATTGCTAGCAAGTTGCCACAGTGCACATCATAAAGGTGAAGAAGCGTGCCTAAGAATAGGCATGGCTTATGATCCTCTTTCTCTAGATCCGCGATGTACCTATTTAAAAAAAGATGTCTCAATAGCAAAGGCGCTGTACGAAGGGCTAACTAGAGAACGTATTGATAGGGATACTGTTATATTAGGAGTAGCTGAAAACTACACGATATCCAAAGAGGGGACCGTTTATACCTTCCACCTAAAAGATACAAAATGGAGTAACGGCGATCCTGTAACGGCTTATGATTTCGAGGCATCTATAAAACAACTTCATGAAAAAAGTTTCCCTATCACATACCACAACCTGCTCTATATCATAAAAAACTCTAAAGCAATTATAGACGACCTTTTACCCATAGACCAGCTAGGAGTAAAATCTCTAGATAGTAAAACCCTAGAGATCACCCTAGAACATCCTACGACAAGCTTTTTAGAAATCGTCTCGCATCCGCTATTTTTCCCTGTCCACAAATCTTTAAGAGACCATTATAACAACAAAAAAGAAACTCCCCTGTATATTTCTAATGGGCCCTTCTCAGTACAAGATATTCAACTACAAACGCATCTCATTCTAAAGAAAAATAACTACTACTACGATACTGATAAGGTAAAAATCAATAAGCTCGTCTTCAAGATTATGTCTGATTCACAGACAGCAGCAAAATGTTTTAAAAATAACCTCATAGATATCCTTGGAAATCCCTGGGTTGCTAAAGTCCCTCAAGAAATACTCAATAATACACCCGAAGAAACTAAACGTATCCATTCGGTATGTGCAACATCCATGATCATTTACAATCTAAACAAGCCTGTACTACAAAATAAAGCACTAAGAAAGGCCCTGGGATACGCCATTGATAAAGAAGCTATTCTTCCTCTTCTCAACTCAGCAAGAATTGCAACTTCTTTTGTTCCCCCAGAACTATCAGAAATCAAAACAGAACAAACACTGACAAAAATAGAAAGAGAAGAAAAAGCAAGACAATACTTTGAAGAAGCAAAGAAAGCCCTATCTCAAAAAGAACTCTCTGAACTCGTCCTTCTCTATCCTCAAGAATCTTCCGTATTCACACTCATTGTCCAAGAAGTACAACAGCAATTTAAAAATGTCCTTGGAATCCACATCCCTATCCAGGGTATAGAATATTTCTGCTTCCTAGAAAAAAGACAAAAAGGAGAATTTTACTTATCAGTAGGGGGATGGATTGCAGAGTATCTCAATGCCAGAAACTTCTTAACTATACTGGGCAGCCCGGAAAATAAAGAAACTAATAACCAAATAGGGAAATGGAATAACCAATGCTTTGATGAGATATTAAAAAAATACCAAACCGCAACATTCACAAAAGAAGACCAAAAAATTGCAGAAGAACTCATAGAAGAAGAACTCCCCATATTTCCCCTATACCACAGCAACCATGTCTCACTGGCCCACCCCCGAGTGAGAAACTTCTATGTTTCCCCTCTAGGACACGTAGACCTTAAAGAAGTAGAGGTTCTCTCTTAATTTAAAATCTTATCTTTATTACTAAAAATAAAAAAATGATTATTCATGTATTATTACGATCAATACATAAGACTTATCGAATCACAGTAAATTAAGTTTGTGTTGAAGATTGAAAAATACACCCGTATACTAGTCGCACCTAAGATCATATTCAGAGATTCTTCGTAAAAAACTATTCTTTTAAACTTATGAAAAGAAAAACGCCTCCCCTATTCACATTTACATTGCGAGCGCTTCTTTTTTCAGGAACGTTATTACTCTGTTCTAGCTGTCATCAACATAACACTAAGAATCATAATTCCCTAAGAATAGCTATTAGCCACGACCCTATGTCGCTAGATCCTAGGAGTGCTTGCTTAAGTAAGGATCTTTCTATAGCCCAAGCTCTTTATGAAGGTCTTATGCGCGAACGGGAAAATCAGCCCCAATTAGCTTTAGCAAAACACTACTCAATTTCTAAAGATGCAACTGTCTATACATTCCATCTAAAAGATACAAAATGGAGCAATGGAGACCCTTTAACAGCTTATGATTTCGAAGAGTCTATAAAACAAATTCACCAACTAGAAGTAGCTTGTTCTTCTAATATCCTCATTGGAGTGATTAAAAATTCCGAAGCTGTGACAAGTAAACAATTACCCGTAGAAACTTTAGGAGTACAAGCTCTAGATAACTCAACTTTAGAGATCACTTTAGAAAAACCTACTCCATATTTTCTGGAACTTCTTTCCTATCCGGTTTTCTTCCCCGTTCACAAATCACTAAGAGAATACTACACAACAGGAGAAGCGAACTTTCCCAGTATTTCTAATGGCCCTTTTGTTATTCACAAATACCAGCCTCAAAACCAACTGATAATCAAAAAAAATTCCCAGTATCACGACGCTTCCTCCGTCCATCTAGAAACAATCACATTTCAAATTGTCCCCGATACACATACCGCAATTCAGCTTTTACAAAAGAATCTCATCGACTGGGTAGGCTCACCATGGAGCTCTCCTATTTCTAAAGAAGACCAAAACCGTATTCCGAAAGAGAAGCTTCATAATTACCCTGTCTTAGGAACCACAGCGCTAATATGTAATCTAAAAAGTAGCCCTATGCACAGCAAAGCATTAAGGAAAGCTTTAGATTACGCCATTGATAAAAATACGCTATTAAAATTTATCAGCCATGGGAAAGTAGCAGAACGTTTTCTTCCACCATCTTTATCTACAATAACCGCCACCTCTTCCCTCTCTAAAGAACAACGAGAAGAAAAAGCTCGTGAGTATTTCAAAGAAGCTCAAAAGGAACTCTCCCAAAAGCAAATTGCTGAACTATCGATTATCTATCCTCTAGAATCTGCGTGCTTAAACGCTATTGTTCAAGAAATCCAACAGCAAATCAAACATGTTCTTGGAATCTATGTGACAATCCAAGGTATGGAATACCATTGTTTCCTAGATAAAAGAACACGCGGGGATTTTGCTCTTGCTACAGGAAGATGGGTGGCAGATTATCCCAGATCAACCTCGTTTCTCTCTATTCTTGGGAACCCGAAAAATGATCAGCCTACAAAATCACTAACACAATGGGAAAACAAGCACTATAACCACATCCTTCACAAGCTACAATCTTCCCATGTAGATCCAAAAGACCAACTCATCGCCGAGCAACTCATAGAAGAAGACTCCCCGATAATT
This window of the Chlamydia sp. BM-2023 genome carries:
- the ruvX gene encoding Holliday junction resolvase RuvX, whose amino-acid sequence is MSNSKIGKTFLGIDYGQKRIGLSLASSPMFISLPVGFIEAGKTLEATAKILCKVIQERNVSCVILGNPIPMQKGQTSSLQEEINTLASLIREFSNIEVVLWDERLSSAQAERMLKNDCGLSRKKRKGKADSLAATLILTSFLESSPQTQY
- a CDS encoding ABC transporter substrate-binding protein, whose protein sequence is MISKWRFIIAICAATFLGGCFPTALRVSKNLTVAIYDDPASLSPEQAKRALDLSVAKLIFEGLTRENPEKHNHVEFALASHYTVSPDECTYTFFLKKDLFWSNGTPITAQDIAKAWKHAKLFSPHHKSFEGIHFTACSPSTITIKLDSPNPNLLQLLAFPAFAVFNPDNLNIFSGPFHIITYTPGHCLLLEKNPHYYDKEKIHINSVNLLVIPDMYTAALLLNRGKIQWLGQPWHQGLTKELKENTPYEYISYPVQGAFWLVINTKDPTLSQIQNRYRLASAINREDIIEYALQGNQEPAYSLDRKKPSPIQCQKQKTITPPEKLTLTYPANILRCQRIAELLKEQCKSVGIDLFLEGLEYHVFLSKRQVYDFAIATATGVALYPNASLIEQEEKLLKNLEIIPIYHMSYDYLLTSHIEKIIHTASGAVDLKYAFFF
- a CDS encoding peptide ABC transporter substrate-binding protein, giving the protein MPHKTRKLYAICTLVLTSLLLASCHSAHHKGEEACLRIGMAYDPLSLDPRCTYLKKDVSIAKALYEGLTRERIDRDTVILGVAENYTISKEGTVYTFHLKDTKWSNGDPVTAYDFEASIKQLHEKSFPITYHNLLYIIKNSKAIIDDLLPIDQLGVKSLDSKTLEITLEHPTTSFLEIVSHPLFFPVHKSLRDHYNNKKETPLYISNGPFSVQDIQLQTHLILKKNNYYYDTDKVKINKLVFKIMSDSQTAAKCFKNNLIDILGNPWVAKVPQEILNNTPEETKRIHSVCATSMIIYNLNKPVLQNKALRKALGYAIDKEAILPLLNSARIATSFVPPELSEIKTEQTLTKIEREEKARQYFEEAKKALSQKELSELVLLYPQESSVFTLIVQEVQQQFKNVLGIHIPIQGIEYFCFLEKRQKGEFYLSVGGWIAEYLNARNFLTILGSPENKETNNQIGKWNNQCFDEILKKYQTATFTKEDQKIAEELIEEELPIFPLYHSNHVSLAHPRVRNFYVSPLGHVDLKEVEVLS
- a CDS encoding peptide ABC transporter substrate-binding protein, whose amino-acid sequence is MSLDPRSACLSKDLSIAQALYEGLMRERENQPQLALAKHYSISKDATVYTFHLKDTKWSNGDPLTAYDFEESIKQIHQLEVACSSNILIGVIKNSEAVTSKQLPVETLGVQALDNSTLEITLEKPTPYFLELLSYPVFFPVHKSLREYYTTGEANFPSISNGPFVIHKYQPQNQLIIKKNSQYHDASSVHLETITFQIVPDTHTAIQLLQKNLIDWVGSPWSSPISKEDQNRIPKEKLHNYPVLGTTALICNLKSSPMHSKALRKALDYAIDKNTLLKFISHGKVAERFLPPSLSTITATSSLSKEQREEKAREYFKEAQKELSQKQIAELSIIYPLESACLNAIVQEIQQQIKHVLGIYVTIQGMEYHCFLDKRTRGDFALATGRWVADYPRSTSFLSILGNPKNDQPTKSLTQWENKHYNHILHKLQSSHVDPKDQLIAEQLIEEDSPIIPLYHFEYTYAANPKIQHTYSSPLGHMDLKETEFSK
- the kdsB gene encoding 3-deoxy-manno-octulosonate cytidylyltransferase; the protein is MSKQTFDSKKVGVLPSRWGSVRFPGKPLALILGKSLIQRTYENIVQSEALDKVIVATDDQRIMDHVLEFGGECVMTSPECLNGTERTAEAASRYCPEADIVVNIQGDEPCLSHTVVDALVARLDKDPSIQMVTPVAVTTDPEEILTNHKVKCVFDKNGKALYFSRSPIPHIMKKETPFYLHIGVYAFRRQALFDYVESTPTPLSQAEDLEQLRMLEHGGSIHVCVVDAKSPSVDYPEDITKVEKYLTCHSSASF
- a CDS encoding CTP synthase, yielding MPFKCIFLTGGVVSSLGKGLTAASLALLLERQNLKVAMLKLDPYLNVDPGTMNPYEHGEVYVTDDGIETDLDLGHYHRFSSVHLSKYSTATSGQVYARVIKRERDGFYLGSTVQVIPHITNEIIEVILDCAKENQPDVLIVEIGGTVGDIESLPFLEAIRQFRHENSENCFSIHMTYVPYLRAAGEVKTKPTQHSVQCLRSIGIIPDAILCRSESPLPAEVKKKISLFCNVPNNAVFNVIDVEHSIYEMPLMLSQEKISTFITDKLRLTSKQEDLNDWKILVDRLRNPLPNKVRIGLVGKYVQHKDAYKSVFESITHAALSLNCSAEIIPLDSEDPQITEILEQCDGCLVPGGFGSRGWEGKIAAAKLCRERGIPYFGICLGMQVLVVEYARNVMNLEKANSTEMDKDTPDPIICMMDGQDSLVATGGTMRLGAYPCVLTPGTKVYEAYGKSEIQERHRHRYEVNFDYMKKLQDYGLNIVGVCPTQGLCEIVEIKDHPWMVGVQFHPEFLSKLISPHPLFIGLIQAAIQYSRDKSYV